ACCATGGCCTTGTCGGTGCCGTGCGCCACTCCCATGACATTCACATTGTGGAATTCTGGGCCGCCTTCGCGCCAGTAGGCATGAGTCATGATGTGATGGCGGCCCACCTCCCGCCCCGCCTCGATTTCCCGCCCCGGAGGCACCGCCCAGTGAAACAAGGCGTTGAAACGCGTGACGCGCTCGCCCGTGGACAAGGGTTTGACATGCTCCAGAAAGGTCGAAAATCGCCCGATGATGGCGCGGCGACTCAGGTCCTCCGCGATGGCAAAAAAGCGGTCGAGGGAAAGGCCGGCTTCCGCGGCGCGTGGACGCCAGAGATCGCGAGTGAGTTCATCGGGCAGGAATTCGCGCTTCAACGCCACCAGGACTTTCCATTCCAAATCCGACAACTGGGCCATCGTGACCTCCGTCGCATCAGCCGGCACCTCGGCCCGGCTGCCCGGCTCCATTCCTTTGCGGCGAACGTGACCCACCCCGAGGGTGAAAAGCCGCTTCGCCGGCATCAAACGAAAATGCTCGGCGCCGACCTTCTCCTTCAACCATTCGCAATGTCGTTCCATCGAGAATCCCTGCGGTACTTTGAGCGTCGTCCAGAGCTTGTAGGTGGAACCGGGCGTGGCCAGGTCGGTGGATCGCGTGACCACATGCCCGGAAAACGGATCTTGCTGGAACATGAAATCGAACGCGGCATCCAATCGTTCTTGGGGAACTTGCCAGGCGACAAGCGCGCCTTGGGCCAGATTGGTTGCAAGCAGCGTTTGGCGCACCCGGCGGATGACTCCGGCCCGCAACATGGCGCCGATGCGCTCGATGACGGTTTCGGAATCGAGTTCCGATAGCCGGGCGATTTCGCCCAGGGGATCCCTTTGAAAACCCTGAATCCTGTCCTCCGAAACCGCGAGGATGCGGGCGTTGATGGGGTCGGCAATCTCAATGGAGATGGCGGCGGAGGTGCTCATGTTGCGATCCATTTCACCTGGCTTCCGGTCTCGCGCCAACCCTTTTCGCATCCATCTTTGGCAAAAACTTGTG
This portion of the Verrucomicrobiota bacterium genome encodes:
- a CDS encoding Lrp/AsnC family transcriptional regulator, giving the protein MSTSAAISIEIADPINARILAVSEDRIQGFQRDPLGEIARLSELDSETVIERIGAMLRAGVIRRVRQTLLATNLAQGALVAWQVPQERLDAAFDFMFQQDPFSGHVVTRSTDLATPGSTYKLWTTLKVPQGFSMERHCEWLKEKVGAEHFRLMPAKRLFTLGVGHVRRKGMEPGSRAEVPADATEVTMAQLSDLEWKVLVALKREFLPDELTRDLWRPRAAEAGLSLDRFFAIAEDLSRRAIIGRFSTFLEHVKPLSTGERVTRFNALFHWAVPPGREIEAGREVGRHHIMTHAYWREGGPEFHNVNVMGVAHGTDKAMVLAHKAAIDKHLEELGITIAYTNVFWGGRSEIKPSEISPFAYREWSVKAGLSKA